One segment of Prionailurus bengalensis isolate Pbe53 chromosome D4, Fcat_Pben_1.1_paternal_pri, whole genome shotgun sequence DNA contains the following:
- the LOC122474508 gene encoding interferon omega-1-like translates to MALLRPLLTALALLACRPGGSLGCALPGSHAQVSRDNLVLLGQMRRLSPFLCLRARKDFRFPREMLEGGQLREAQAAAAVLRELLQQTFNLLHTERSSAAWSPAPLHGLRSGLHRQLEALDACLLQATGEGERAPGMHGPALAIKRYFQDIRVYLEDEGYSDCAWEIVRLEIMRALSSSATLQDSLAIKAGDLGSP, encoded by the coding sequence ATGGCTCTCCTGCGCCCTCTGCTGACCGCCCTGGCGCTGCTCGCCTGCCGCCCTGGAGGCTCTCTGGGCTGTGCCCTGCCTGGGAGCCACGCGCAGGTTAGCAGGGACAACTTGGTGCTCCTGGGCCAGATGCGGAGACTGTCCCCTTTCTTGTGCCTGCGGGCCAGAAAAGACTTCCGCTTCCCCCGGGAGATGCTGGAGGGCGGCCAGCTCCGGGAGGCccaggccgccgccgccgtccTGCGGGAGCTGCTCCAGCAGACCTTCAACCTGTTGCACACGGAGCGCTCCTCGGCGGCCTGGAGCCCCGCGCCGCTGCACGGACTCCGCTCTGGCCTCCACCGGCAGCTGGAAGCCCTGGACGCCTGCTTGCTGCAGGCCACGGGCGAGGGAGAGCGCGCCCCGGGGATGCACGGCCCTGCCCTGGCCATCAAGAGGTACTTCCAGGACATCCGCGTCTACCTGGAGGACGAGGGATACAGTGACTGCGCCTGGGAAATTGTCAGGCTGGAAATCATGAGAGCCTTGTCCTCCTCGGCGACCTTGCAAGACAGCTTGGCCATCAAGGCTGGAGACCTGGGGTCACCTTGA